A genomic region of Corticium candelabrum chromosome 22, ooCorCand1.1, whole genome shotgun sequence contains the following coding sequences:
- the LOC134197037 gene encoding uncharacterized protein LOC134197037, with protein sequence MAKTEFVCEIFFKILSLGVLITQLGVLDYYVIRFVHDDDLGPLWWILLTDLFILFFWIESLWHWLFLKLYRKIVIAWRRCRGQDAVDGGEGIQGNEAKRLRTAFLAWFLYTAAGLIPRIAVIFRDHDNVLNLTSSGNNSAVNTIKIAVAVTAILFLTLSSSHHNAQSFSRRRYYLERITSGVTWDILDSWELLETLFNLENYDLPVSMRNAIIGFTCINFILPTISLLEMRETWGEGSVGSRRLNFKILYILANLLFVDISYLVIRIILWHQHDLNISEFVVKNVICIYLNASDVWEFWGPSRPWRCPHCQQLIIKQYIETHKHTHEGHELKTEGTNTDIQDREKTTTV encoded by the coding sequence ATGGCGAAAACGGAATTTGTTTGCGAGATTTTCTTCAAGATTCTAAGCCTGGGAGTTCTCATAACTCAGCTTGGTGTCTTAGACTACTACGTCATTCGCTTCGTGCACGATGACGACCTGGGGCCCCTTTGGTGGATCCTCCTAACCGACCTCTTCATTCTCTTCTTCTGGATTGAGAGTCTTTGGCACTGGCTGTTTCTAAAACTATACAGAAAAATTGTGATAGCCTGGAGACGCTGTAGAGGACAAGACGCGGTGGATGGAGGCGAAGGAATCCAAGGAAACGAAGCAAAAAGGCTAAGAACTGCCTTTCTCGCTTGGTTTCTCTACACAGCTGCCGGTCTTATACCCAGAATTGCAGTCATATTTCGAGATCACGACAATGTATTGAATCTGACGTCATCAGGAAACAATTCGGCAGTAAACACGATTAAAATTGCCGTCGCTGTGACGGCCATCCTCTTCCTCACTCTCAGTAGTTCGCATCACAATGCGCAGTCTTTCTCTCGACGGAGATACTACCTGGAGAGGATCACCTCTGGTGTGACGTGGGATATCTTAGACAGTTGGGAGTTGCTCGAGACGTTGTTTAACTTGGAGAATTACGATCTCCCTGTTTCTATGCGTAACGCAATCATCGGATTTACGTGCATTAACTTCATTCTCCCAACGATTTCGTTACTGGAGATGCGAGAGACATGGGGGGAGGGCAGTGTGGGTAGTCGGAGATTGAATTTCAAGATTCTCTACATTTTAGCAAATTTGTTGTTCGTTGATATTTCCTACTTGGTCATTCGGATCATACTCTGGCATCAACACGATCTCAATATTTCGGAGTTTGTTGTGAAGAACGTGATTTGTATTTATCTTAATGCCAGCGATGTGTGGGAGTTTTGGGGTCCGAGTCGCCCATGGCGATGCCCACACTGTCAGCAGCTAATTATTAAGCAATACATCGagacgcacaagcacacacatgaAGGACACGAACTGAAAACGGAAGGAACGAATACAGACATTCAAGATAGAGAAAAAACGACAACAGTGTGA